Proteins encoded within one genomic window of Raineyella fluvialis:
- a CDS encoding FMN-binding glutamate synthase family protein, with amino-acid sequence MTPEERGHSSTLVYQYLPSRYGMNPDDLRKADAIEVVLGQGAKPGGGGMLLGQKITERVAAMRTLPVGIDQRSASRHPDWTGPDDLEIKIKELREITDWRTPIYVKVGASRPYYDTALAVKAGADVVVIDGMQGGTAATQQVFIENVGIPTLAAIRPAVRALQDLGVHRDGVQLIISGGIRTGADVAKAIALGADAVSIGTAALIALGDNSPRYDAEYAALGSAAGFYDDFQDGKDPAGISTQDPELAARLDPVEAGRRLANYLRVLTLEAQTIARACGKSHLLNLEPEDLVALTIEAAAMAGVPLAGTDWIPGRC; translated from the coding sequence ATGACTCCGGAGGAGCGCGGACACTCCTCGACGCTCGTCTACCAGTACCTGCCCTCCCGCTACGGGATGAACCCCGACGACCTGCGCAAGGCCGACGCGATCGAGGTCGTGCTCGGCCAGGGCGCCAAGCCCGGCGGTGGCGGCATGCTGCTGGGGCAGAAGATCACCGAGCGGGTGGCGGCGATGCGGACGCTGCCGGTGGGCATCGACCAGCGCTCCGCCAGCCGCCACCCCGACTGGACCGGCCCGGACGACCTCGAGATCAAGATCAAGGAACTGCGCGAGATCACCGACTGGCGTACGCCGATCTACGTCAAGGTCGGCGCCTCCCGCCCGTACTACGACACCGCGCTGGCGGTGAAGGCCGGCGCCGACGTCGTGGTGATCGACGGCATGCAGGGCGGCACCGCCGCCACACAGCAGGTCTTCATTGAGAACGTCGGCATCCCCACCCTCGCCGCGATCCGGCCCGCCGTCCGGGCCCTGCAGGACCTCGGCGTGCACCGCGACGGCGTACAGCTCATCATCTCGGGCGGCATCCGCACCGGTGCCGACGTGGCCAAGGCGATCGCGCTCGGCGCGGACGCCGTCTCCATCGGCACCGCCGCCCTGATCGCGCTCGGCGACAACAGCCCCCGCTACGACGCCGAGTACGCCGCCCTCGGCTCGGCGGCCGGGTTCTACGACGACTTCCAGGACGGCAAGGACCCCGCCGGGATCTCGACCCAGGACCCGGAGCTGGCCGCCCGCCTCGACCCGGTCGAGGCCGGCCGGCGCCTGGCGAACTACCTGCGGGTGCTGACGCTGGAGGCGCAGACGATCGCCCGCGCCTGCGGCAAGTCGCACCTGCTCAACCTCGAGCCCGAGGACCTCGTCGCCTTGACCATCGAGGCCGCCGCCATGGCCGGTGTCCCGCTCGCCGGCACCGACTGGATCCCCGGCCGCTGCTGA
- a CDS encoding glutamine amidotransferase, whose amino-acid sequence MCGIAALQLRNPALRDELGVLMHGMLCEIVERGPDSAGLAVYGDRTLNPDGTAVLTLLGHDGEPEALREQLASVLPSSSGVEVEPRGDTTIVRAGVATEELEAAVETFLPGVGIAGRGTGVTVMKGVGNPRDLAETFHLREATGLQGVSHTRMATESAVTAGGAHPFTVADDLCLVHNGSFSNHVSIRRRLEAEGVRFDSENDSEVAARYIARRLEQGDDLETALAHLGEVLDGFYTLVVTTATSMAVVRDPIACKPAIIAETDDWVAMASEYRALAGLPGIEDARIFEPAPGIAYTWTLSTPADKEANVR is encoded by the coding sequence ATGTGTGGAATCGCTGCCCTGCAGCTACGTAACCCGGCACTGCGCGACGAACTCGGTGTGCTCATGCACGGCATGCTGTGCGAGATCGTCGAGCGCGGCCCCGACTCGGCCGGTCTCGCCGTCTACGGCGACCGCACGCTCAACCCCGACGGCACCGCGGTGCTGACCCTGCTGGGCCACGACGGCGAGCCGGAGGCGCTGCGCGAACAGCTCGCCAGCGTGCTGCCGTCGAGCAGCGGCGTCGAGGTCGAGCCGAGGGGCGACACGACCATCGTCCGGGCCGGCGTCGCGACCGAGGAACTCGAAGCGGCCGTCGAGACGTTCCTTCCCGGGGTCGGCATCGCCGGCCGCGGCACCGGCGTCACCGTCATGAAGGGCGTCGGCAACCCGCGCGACCTTGCCGAGACGTTCCACCTGCGCGAGGCCACCGGGCTCCAGGGCGTGTCCCACACCCGGATGGCGACCGAATCGGCCGTCACGGCGGGCGGCGCGCACCCGTTCACGGTCGCCGACGACCTGTGCCTGGTGCACAACGGGTCGTTCAGCAATCACGTCAGCATCCGCCGCCGGCTCGAGGCCGAGGGCGTCCGCTTCGACAGCGAGAACGACTCCGAGGTGGCGGCCCGCTACATCGCCCGACGCCTGGAACAGGGCGACGACCTCGAGACGGCCCTGGCCCACCTGGGCGAGGTCCTCGACGGCTTCTACACCCTCGTCGTCACCACCGCGACCAGCATGGCCGTCGTCCGCGACCCGATCGCCTGCAAGCCGGCGATCATCGCCGAGACCGACGACTGGGTGGCGATGGCCTCGGAGTACCGCGCGCTCGCGGGCCTGCCCGGCATCGAGGACGCCCGGATCTTCGAGCCGGCGCCCGGCATCGCCTACACCTGGACCCTCTCCACCCCCGCCGACAAGGAGGCGAACGTACGATGA
- a CDS encoding PDR/VanB family oxidoreductase, with product MADSLTLTVAAVKEAAPGIRTLVLRAPGGGTLPSFVAGSHLVLSCGARSNAYSLISDGIDPEEYRVSVLLVPDGEGGSRWVHESLAVGDTVTALLPRSAFAPIAGARKHLLIAAGIGITPILSHLRSARRWGRDVQVLYVHGGAGAHIDDVLTLTDGAAEVVVGRQAFAPRLAAALADQPFGTHLYVCGPSSFLDDTLAGARAAGWPASRLHAEHFGVAALDPGDPFRVRLTASGRTVDVPAGVSLLDALDQQGIAVPHLCRQGVCGECRLPVTAGVPLHRDLFLSSDEKEAGDTLMCCVSRALSPTLEVPL from the coding sequence ATGGCTGACTCCCTCACCCTGACTGTCGCCGCCGTCAAGGAGGCGGCGCCGGGCATCCGTACGCTCGTCCTGCGGGCGCCCGGTGGGGGCACGCTGCCCTCGTTCGTCGCCGGCAGCCACCTCGTCCTGAGTTGTGGCGCCCGTTCCAACGCATACAGCCTGATCAGCGACGGGATCGACCCCGAGGAGTACCGCGTCTCGGTGCTCCTCGTCCCCGACGGCGAGGGCGGCTCCCGCTGGGTGCACGAGTCCCTGGCCGTCGGCGACACGGTCACCGCCCTGCTCCCCCGCAGCGCGTTCGCGCCGATCGCGGGCGCCCGCAAGCACCTGCTCATCGCCGCCGGCATCGGCATCACGCCGATCCTCTCCCACCTGCGCAGCGCCCGGCGGTGGGGCCGCGACGTGCAGGTGCTCTACGTCCACGGGGGCGCCGGAGCGCACATCGACGACGTCCTCACCCTGACGGACGGGGCCGCCGAGGTCGTCGTAGGTCGCCAGGCCTTCGCGCCCCGGCTCGCCGCAGCCCTGGCCGACCAGCCGTTCGGCACCCATCTGTACGTGTGCGGGCCGTCCTCGTTCCTCGACGACACCCTGGCCGGGGCGAGGGCCGCCGGCTGGCCCGCCTCACGGCTACATGCCGAGCACTTCGGCGTCGCCGCGCTCGACCCCGGCGACCCGTTCCGGGTGCGGCTGACGGCCAGCGGACGCACCGTCGACGTGCCCGCCGGCGTGTCGCTGCTCGATGCCCTCGATCAGCAGGGCATCGCCGTCCCGCACCTGTGCCGGCAGGGGGTGTGCGGGGAGTGCCGTCTCCCCGTGACCGCCGGCGTCCCCCTGCATCGCGACCTCTTCCTCAGCTCCGACGAGAAGGAAGCCGGCGACACGCTGATGTGCTGCGTGTCGCGGGCCCTCTCCCCGACCCTGGAGGTACCCCTGTGA
- a CDS encoding FAD-dependent oxidoreductase, with translation MTSIAIVGAGLAGSGTAWRLAQAGHDVTVLERFAPANAFGSSHGSARIFRYAYPEQEYVHLVTLARQGWTELESAAGETLIDLVGSVDFGPLRAQSGLAGLLAAEGVEHEVLGSAVARERWGQIAFDTDVLWTPGAGVIDAERAVMAMLTLAQRLGADVRTDFPVVRVERAGAGYRVIGADGTAVEAEQVVVAAGGWLPDLLGDLGLPDAFLSSLPSLRVTQENAFHFPYRDPSATWPTMIRKAPQIQTYALPGGRDAGFTGLKIAEYNGGKPILSATHQDRTIDPVNRERVIDFVTEFLPGLVPEPYAEATCLFTSTPDEDFIIDRVEGITVLSPCSGHGAKFAPLIGEFAAALVAGSADAVPTRFRTGMGAELVA, from the coding sequence ATGACCAGCATCGCCATTGTCGGCGCCGGACTCGCCGGATCAGGCACCGCCTGGCGACTCGCCCAGGCCGGCCACGACGTCACCGTCCTCGAGCGCTTCGCCCCGGCGAACGCGTTCGGCAGTTCCCACGGGTCCGCTCGTATCTTCCGCTACGCCTATCCCGAGCAGGAGTACGTGCACCTCGTCACGCTCGCCCGGCAGGGTTGGACAGAGTTGGAGTCCGCCGCGGGGGAGACCTTGATCGACCTGGTGGGTTCGGTCGACTTCGGCCCGCTGCGGGCACAGAGCGGCCTCGCCGGGCTGCTGGCGGCCGAGGGGGTCGAGCATGAGGTCCTCGGCTCCGCGGTCGCGCGGGAGCGGTGGGGCCAGATCGCCTTCGACACCGACGTGCTGTGGACCCCGGGCGCCGGCGTCATCGATGCCGAGCGCGCGGTGATGGCCATGCTCACCCTCGCCCAGCGGCTGGGCGCCGACGTACGGACCGACTTCCCGGTGGTCCGCGTCGAACGCGCGGGGGCCGGTTACCGGGTGATCGGCGCGGACGGTACGGCCGTCGAGGCGGAACAGGTGGTCGTCGCCGCGGGCGGCTGGCTGCCCGATCTCCTCGGGGACCTGGGGCTGCCCGACGCGTTCCTGTCGTCCCTGCCGAGCCTGCGGGTGACCCAGGAGAACGCCTTCCACTTCCCCTACCGCGATCCGTCGGCGACCTGGCCGACGATGATCCGCAAGGCGCCACAGATCCAGACGTACGCCCTGCCCGGCGGGCGCGACGCCGGCTTCACCGGGCTCAAGATCGCCGAGTACAACGGCGGCAAGCCCATCCTCTCGGCCACGCACCAGGACCGGACGATCGACCCGGTCAACCGGGAACGCGTCATCGACTTCGTCACCGAGTTCCTGCCCGGCCTGGTCCCCGAGCCGTACGCGGAGGCGACCTGCCTGTTCACCAGCACCCCGGACGAGGACTTCATCATCGATCGGGTCGAGGGCATCACCGTGCTGTCCCCGTGCTCGGGTCACGGAGCGAAGTTCGCCCCGCTGATCGGGGAGTTCGCCGCCGCGCTCGTCGCCGGGTCGGCCGACGCCGTCCCGACGCGCTTCCGGACCGGCATGGGCGCGGAGCTGGTGGCATGA
- a CDS encoding heme-dependent oxidative N-demethylase family protein has product MTTLTQPSPLRPTLGPSISGFPFPFTDDTYRYSTNVQPARQPVATPAGLWGTTVLDLDTDYERDLAERTQILAADPTRHAVLPHMRPAAWDTMLTLMRELAQAYPADFTLHREGKRWHWHNARLGISAEFVYGDASTLPDEPLRFISRQVQEDIVLLDQRGGSLHADAGVVTFAADWSFGFDVGMTFLEIHGPVPRIRQEGVITRAHEFLQRLQPHRPYRRTNWTMTIGRRLDVSTERYPEWGPDRELIRLVDDEEFGRLVHLRVEVQHLVRLPDSGAILFLIRTYMLPLEELATVEPWRTRTAAVLAELPADMADYKGIGKYKDRAAEWLTAYPSTPPATPAPGAEEVHPPALSLPVWPERPDPVDADGSSFLVIAVGDDPRTDLIARDWARDAARVGGTALTRLGSMTDSADRARLAGQLDQLRTGMRLMVVGGQYDVLQVLAEARAAGAIAAELRAFVVHRRDLPVQCAHCRQTHRVEAAPGDEVACPGCQRILAIHPHLAAVRGSFLGSDAHARDLP; this is encoded by the coding sequence GTGACCACGCTGACCCAACCGTCCCCGCTGAGGCCGACCCTCGGGCCGTCGATCAGCGGCTTCCCCTTCCCGTTCACCGACGACACCTACCGGTACAGCACGAATGTCCAGCCGGCGCGTCAGCCGGTCGCCACCCCCGCCGGGCTGTGGGGCACCACCGTGCTCGACCTCGACACCGATTACGAGCGCGACCTCGCGGAACGTACGCAGATCCTCGCCGCCGATCCGACCCGCCACGCCGTCCTGCCCCACATGCGGCCCGCCGCCTGGGACACGATGCTGACGCTGATGCGTGAGCTGGCGCAGGCCTACCCGGCCGACTTCACCCTCCACCGGGAGGGCAAGCGCTGGCACTGGCACAACGCCAGGCTCGGCATCTCGGCCGAGTTCGTCTACGGCGACGCCAGCACGCTGCCCGACGAACCACTGCGCTTCATCTCCCGGCAGGTGCAGGAGGACATCGTCCTGCTCGACCAGCGCGGCGGATCGCTCCACGCGGACGCGGGCGTGGTGACCTTCGCCGCCGACTGGAGCTTCGGCTTCGACGTGGGGATGACCTTCCTCGAGATCCACGGGCCGGTGCCCCGGATCCGCCAGGAGGGCGTGATCACCCGGGCCCACGAGTTCCTCCAGCGGCTGCAGCCGCACCGCCCGTACCGACGGACGAACTGGACGATGACGATCGGGCGGCGACTGGACGTCTCCACCGAGCGCTATCCGGAGTGGGGGCCCGATCGGGAACTGATCCGCCTCGTCGACGACGAGGAGTTCGGCCGGCTGGTCCACCTCCGGGTGGAGGTGCAGCACTTGGTCCGGCTGCCCGACTCGGGCGCGATCCTCTTCCTCATCCGCACCTACATGCTGCCGCTGGAGGAGCTCGCGACGGTCGAGCCGTGGCGGACGCGCACCGCCGCGGTGCTCGCCGAGCTGCCCGCCGACATGGCGGACTACAAGGGCATCGGGAAGTACAAGGACCGCGCCGCGGAGTGGCTCACCGCCTACCCCTCCACCCCGCCCGCGACCCCGGCGCCCGGTGCCGAGGAGGTCCATCCCCCCGCACTGTCGCTGCCGGTCTGGCCCGAGCGGCCTGACCCCGTCGATGCCGATGGCTCCTCGTTCCTCGTCATCGCCGTCGGTGACGATCCCCGGACCGATCTGATCGCCCGCGACTGGGCCCGCGACGCCGCACGGGTGGGTGGCACCGCCCTGACCCGCCTCGGTTCGATGACCGACAGTGCGGATCGGGCCCGGCTGGCCGGGCAGCTCGACCAGCTGCGGACCGGGATGCGGCTGATGGTCGTCGGCGGACAGTACGACGTGCTCCAGGTCCTCGCCGAGGCCCGCGCCGCCGGGGCCATCGCAGCCGAGCTGCGGGCCTTCGTCGTGCACCGACGGGACCTGCCCGTGCAGTGCGCCCACTGCCGCCAGACGCACCGCGTCGAAGCGGCCCCCGGCGATGAGGTGGCCTGCCCGGGGTGTCAGCGCATCCTGGCCATCCACCCCCACCTGGCAGCGGTCCGCGGCAGCTTCCTCGGCTCCGACGCCCACGCCCGGGACCTGCCATGA
- a CDS encoding protein glxC, giving the protein MTVTTPTPVSTPAPVSAASFDLRSDSVRAVNAALHAASSRESFTIDHAGGQHSIAAGIATNIDVTINGHVGYYCAGMHTTGRVTVHGSAGVGLAENIMSGVVHVTGDASQSAAATGHGGLVVIDGNTGARCGISMKGVDIVVGGSIGHASAFMAQAGRLVVCGDAGAGLGDSIYEARLYVRGSVESLGADCVEKPMGAEYLAELAGLLRAAGRSEDPAEFRRYGSARQLYHFHADNSY; this is encoded by the coding sequence ATGACCGTCACCACTCCGACCCCCGTGTCCACCCCGGCCCCCGTCAGCGCCGCGAGCTTCGATCTGAGGTCCGACAGTGTGCGGGCGGTCAACGCCGCCCTGCACGCCGCGAGCAGCCGCGAGAGCTTCACGATCGACCATGCCGGCGGCCAGCACAGCATCGCCGCGGGCATCGCTACCAACATCGACGTGACCATCAACGGTCACGTCGGGTACTACTGCGCCGGCATGCACACCACGGGCCGCGTCACCGTCCACGGCAGCGCCGGCGTCGGCCTGGCCGAGAACATCATGAGCGGCGTCGTCCACGTGACGGGGGATGCGTCGCAGTCGGCGGCCGCCACCGGTCACGGCGGACTGGTCGTCATCGACGGCAACACCGGCGCCCGGTGCGGCATCTCGATGAAGGGCGTCGACATCGTCGTGGGAGGCAGCATCGGCCACGCCTCCGCCTTCATGGCCCAGGCCGGGCGACTCGTCGTCTGCGGCGACGCCGGGGCCGGGCTGGGCGACTCGATCTACGAGGCCCGCCTCTACGTCCGCGGCTCCGTCGAGTCACTCGGCGCGGACTGCGTCGAGAAGCCGATGGGCGCCGAGTACCTGGCCGAACTGGCCGGTCTGCTCCGCGCCGCCGGCCGCTCCGAGGACCCGGCGGAGTTCCGCCGCTACGGCTCGGCCCGCCAGCTCTACCACTTCCACGCCGACAACTCCTACTGA
- a CDS encoding cupin domain-containing protein, giving the protein MLANTQTPFRVTSGAWQDLPKMTDYAGDGYIADVYENPDGSAMCSGFFELKHAEEPLFYEYEYDEMKVVLEGEFVLENVDTGQVQVARAKDAIFFPKGSRINFSTPDHALAFYTGHRRADLL; this is encoded by the coding sequence ATGCTCGCCAACACCCAGACCCCCTTCCGCGTGACCTCGGGCGCCTGGCAGGACCTGCCGAAGATGACCGACTACGCCGGGGACGGCTACATCGCCGACGTGTACGAGAACCCGGACGGCAGCGCGATGTGCTCGGGATTCTTCGAGCTGAAGCACGCGGAGGAGCCGCTCTTCTACGAGTACGAGTACGACGAGATGAAGGTCGTTCTCGAGGGCGAGTTCGTGCTGGAGAACGTCGACACCGGCCAGGTCCAGGTGGCCCGGGCGAAGGACGCGATCTTCTTCCCCAAGGGTTCGCGGATCAACTTCAGCACCCCGGACCACGCGCTGGCCTTCTACACCGGCCACCGCCGAGCCGACCTGCTGTGA
- a CDS encoding dimethylamine monooxygenase subunit DmmA family protein — translation MADLAHTSVPTWVADAPGAVTPDRTGSTWILVGAGTDGVAQTERWRDALLAGGASVQDIRVLHAAGGRTENLGAALTTALGQARVGVRVALAGPVGACLALRGVAVRAGTEDDELVVAPVGTGPLDIHCCHCLATTPAVAAIGDVVTCDSCGRRLVIYHHVSRRTGRLMGYQIDAEEATHG, via the coding sequence ATGGCGGACCTCGCCCACACCAGTGTCCCGACCTGGGTCGCCGACGCCCCTGGCGCGGTCACCCCGGACAGGACCGGCAGCACCTGGATCCTCGTCGGCGCCGGGACGGACGGGGTCGCGCAGACCGAGCGGTGGCGCGACGCACTGCTGGCGGGCGGGGCGAGCGTGCAGGACATCCGTGTCCTGCACGCCGCCGGCGGCCGGACCGAGAACCTCGGCGCGGCCCTCACCACCGCCCTGGGTCAGGCCCGGGTCGGCGTCCGCGTCGCCCTGGCGGGCCCGGTGGGCGCCTGCCTGGCGCTGCGCGGGGTGGCGGTGAGGGCAGGTACGGAGGACGACGAACTGGTCGTCGCACCGGTCGGCACCGGCCCGCTCGACATCCACTGCTGCCATTGCCTGGCCACCACCCCTGCCGTCGCCGCCATCGGCGACGTGGTGACCTGCGACAGCTGCGGCCGCCGCCTGGTGATCTACCACCACGTCTCGCGGCGTACCGGCCGACTGATGGGCTACCAGATCGACGCCGAGGAGGCGACCCATGGCTGA
- a CDS encoding glutamate synthase-related protein, with translation MTNHAQLGLRESATFDRATIADIQRAAATGIYDIRGWGAKRSLPHFDDLLFLGSSVSRYPLEGYRERCDTDVTLGGRHALQPVHLDIPVTIAGMSFGALSANAKEALGRGPVRSAPPPPPATVA, from the coding sequence ATGACGAACCACGCCCAGCTGGGCCTACGCGAGTCGGCGACGTTCGACCGCGCCACCATCGCCGACATCCAGCGCGCCGCCGCGACCGGCATCTACGACATCCGCGGCTGGGGTGCCAAGCGCAGCCTGCCGCACTTCGACGACCTGCTGTTCCTCGGCTCCAGCGTCTCCCGCTACCCCCTCGAGGGCTACCGCGAGCGATGCGACACCGACGTGACACTGGGCGGGCGCCACGCGCTCCAGCCGGTGCACCTGGACATCCCGGTCACCATCGCCGGGATGAGCTTCGGGGCCCTGTCCGCGAACGCCAAGGAGGCCCTCGGCCGGGGGCCAGTGAGGTCGGCACCTCCACCACCACCGGCGACGGTGGCATGA
- the glnT gene encoding type III glutamate--ammonia ligase, whose translation MSIATLTDELLQRQVPAGHLASASLRERAERDGVRFILAVFVDLNGKPCAKLVPVAAADQLENGELGFAGFAAGLIGQQPHDSDLLAVPDLSSYAAIPFVQEGLAIVHCDPYVDGRPWPYAPRVILKRLLDTYARRGLSAKVGAEVEYFLLTKGEDGSLMAADSRDVGLQTCYDARGVTRMYDHLADISEAMNALGWGNYANDHEDAPGQFEQNFHYDDALVTADRVTTLRYLINVLAERRGMTATFMPKPFSDRAGNGLHLHLSLWRDDAPLFPDADDTRDLGLSPLAYAFIGGILDHAAGLQLFLAPSVNSYKRRGATTSASGATWSPKKASYGGNDRSHFIRVPDGNRIEVRAGDGAANPYLAIATTLLAGLAGIDAEVDPGDPCGPGESRPDAVALPPTLLHAVEALRGDDLLLRGLDRDHPVGPYFADAKESEFLAWHGTVTSWEHEQYLTAY comes from the coding sequence ATGTCGATCGCAACCCTGACTGACGAGTTGTTGCAGAGGCAGGTGCCCGCAGGCCACCTCGCCTCCGCATCTCTGCGCGAACGCGCCGAACGCGATGGCGTTCGCTTCATCCTCGCCGTCTTCGTCGATCTCAACGGCAAACCCTGCGCCAAGCTCGTCCCGGTGGCGGCCGCCGACCAGTTGGAGAACGGCGAGCTGGGGTTCGCCGGCTTCGCCGCCGGCCTGATCGGCCAGCAGCCCCACGACTCCGATCTGCTGGCTGTCCCCGACCTCTCCTCGTACGCTGCCATCCCGTTCGTGCAGGAGGGCCTCGCCATCGTGCACTGTGACCCGTATGTCGACGGCCGGCCCTGGCCGTACGCCCCGCGGGTGATCCTCAAGCGGCTCCTCGACACGTACGCCCGTCGTGGCCTGAGCGCCAAGGTCGGTGCCGAGGTCGAGTACTTCCTGCTGACCAAGGGCGAGGACGGCAGCCTCATGGCTGCTGATTCCCGTGATGTCGGCCTGCAGACGTGTTACGACGCCCGTGGCGTGACCAGGATGTACGACCATCTGGCCGACATCAGTGAGGCGATGAACGCCCTCGGCTGGGGCAACTACGCCAACGACCACGAGGACGCGCCCGGCCAGTTCGAGCAGAACTTCCACTATGACGACGCGCTCGTCACCGCGGACCGGGTCACCACCCTGCGCTACCTGATCAATGTCCTGGCCGAGCGGCGCGGGATGACCGCGACGTTCATGCCGAAGCCCTTCTCCGACCGGGCCGGCAACGGCCTGCACCTGCACCTGTCCCTGTGGAGGGACGACGCGCCGCTCTTCCCCGACGCGGACGACACCCGTGACCTCGGACTCTCGCCACTGGCCTACGCGTTCATCGGCGGCATCCTCGACCACGCCGCCGGCCTGCAGCTCTTCCTCGCGCCGAGCGTCAACTCCTACAAGCGCCGCGGCGCCACGACCAGCGCCTCGGGAGCGACCTGGTCACCCAAGAAGGCCTCGTACGGCGGCAACGATCGGTCCCACTTCATCCGCGTCCCCGACGGGAACCGGATCGAGGTCCGGGCCGGGGACGGCGCGGCCAATCCGTACCTCGCGATCGCGACGACGCTGCTGGCCGGCCTCGCCGGCATCGACGCCGAGGTCGACCCGGGGGACCCGTGTGGCCCGGGGGAGTCCCGCCCGGACGCGGTGGCCCTGCCGCCCACGCTGCTGCATGCCGTCGAGGCCCTGCGCGGGGACGACCTGCTGCTCCGCGGCCTCGACCGCGACCACCCGGTGGGCCCCTACTTCGCCGACGCGAAGGAGTCCGAGTTCCTGGCCTGGCACGGCACCGTGACCAGCTGGGAGCACGAGCAGTACCTGACGGCGTACTGA